agtaacttggacaagaaagaaaaaggaaagaaaataaaaaagaaaattgtcgAGACGGATTCTTCTTCGGAAGAGGAAAGACTTTCCGAATCTGAATCGGAAAGCCAGtaagtttaattttcatattgatTTCATTTAActtgtattttcttaaatttgttCTTATGcgcttgttcttatgtattgcagagaataataaaaaaatcagaacaaagaaaagaaaacaaccacCGAAGgtggataaaaaataaatcgaaAAAACAAAGCATGTGCCGATAGATTCAGAGAGCACAAGCGAATCTAAAAGCCAGTAAGTATTGCGTAATTTCTGTGAGACATTTTGTTGATTGCATATGTATCACCTTTTGTTCAGCAAATGAATTAATTTCAGTTCGGTGAGCTTCTAATTTTCGTTTTAGTACTTTAATTTAATTCGGTTCGGTGGTGTCTGTCAGTTTGGTTGACTACATTGTTAGTGTCTTATCTCCGGTATAAATTCGATGTGTTTGTCTGTATTCCAGAGAAAATGAAATCAAGAAAACACTcgtaataaaaagaaaacaaccgCAAAGGGTGGCAAAAACACAAGCCCAATCTAACAAGGAGTAAGTTTCTCgaatcatattttcttttattgatacTTACGTATTAGGTTCCTTGATACTTATTTTATGAACTTTCAGAACTgaacaagcaaaagacaatgCTGCGAAAAGAAGAAAACGAGCATTGGAGACAATAAgagaaaagagataaaaaaaaaagaaatgatggAGCTCAGTCAACAAACATTGCTCCGGATCAGTTTGACTCTCCAAAGGCACAAAATGAATTCTCTCAGACGTAAGATTCAGTTTATTATTTCcaagttctttttctttctttgcttacTTTTGCTACAACCTTTTTTAATTCCTCTAGATTCaattactaatatttatttatcttgctTAGAGTGCCAACTGTAAATCTGGATAGCGAACAATTCTACAGACTCAAGGAAGCTCTACACCTTCTGTAAATGCCATGAGCAATACTAGGTAAACTGATTCACTGCATATTGTACTTTCGGTTTAGTGGTTAcccaaaaatgaatttaatatgTTTCTAGACCTCTGCTTTTAATCTTGGTTtccaattttaatttgttatctttttttaggaaaaataccCCGAAAAGCCCgatcaaatattttagaaaaaagaaaatcttcCCAAGAAAGACTTTTAAAACTCCACCAGtgtaagttaaaaatatttatgttactCCTTTAgatttagttaataatttttgtttaattaatcacAAAGAAAATGTGTTTAAATGTCACTAGAGCTACACCTGATTCTGAGCTACAAATCATTGAGTTTCAACAAGAAACTCGTTCTCAATCTTTGGAAGTGTGAGTTTTTCAATGTGcaaattcttatttttcaaaacaaattctaattattcaacattAACTTTATCCTTGTTTACATTCCTTAGACCACCTCTTGCATTGTCTCTTTCAAGTTATGTTCAAAGAGAGTTGATCAGAGATTACTTCCTCTATGTCCCTCCACAAAATGAAACACAACAAACTTCTAATAATGAGTAAGTTAACAAATAATGAGTAAGTTAACAAATATTTATGGTTCAGTTGAAACCATAAATGAATTCAACGTGTTCTTGTCTTTAGactcttttctatttattacaGCTGCCCTCCATAACCCGAAAAGCAGGGTGTTACAGTGTCTCTTACGAGTTCTGTAATTGAAGACTTATTCAAAGATGACTATGTATATGAAGTTTCTAATGAAGAGTAAGTTTCacataaaaattctttttattaattttaatggtATATGATAATACTTCTGGATTGTTATTgaactattttctatttaatgcaacAGCCCTAccaaagaacaacaacaacaatcccaAGAACCTCCAGTGGCACAACAATCAGAACAAGAAGTACCTGTTAATGTataagcataaaattctttaatatcacttttatttaatataattttggtTCACTATAAGTTTGGATTTAGGTTCACTATTAGTTTAGATTTCGGTTCACTATAATGATTAATGTTATTTctgttaaatataattatagaaatgtttactgtttaatgcagcAAACCTCTGGAACAGCAACAACAGCTCTACGAAGAACAAACAGCGTAGCAATCCGAACAAAAAGCACCTATTGATGTGTAAGTTTTACTGCTTATATAAATACGATAATGTTTACTGCTTGTACATGGTTTAATTATGGTTCAGTTGAAACCAGAAATGAATTCAATGCGTTGTTGTCTTTGAACTCTCTTCTGTTTCTTATAGCTACCCTCCAAAACCCAAAAAGCAGGGTATTATGGGGTCTCTTACAAGTTCTGTTATTGAAGAATTTTTCAAAGATGACGATGTCTATGAAGTTTCTGATGAATAACAATCCCAAGAACCTCCGGTGGCACGGCAATGAGAACACGAAACTCTAATCTTGTCATCATTTGATAGGTATGTTACTTGCTTCTCtttaatatcatttttgtttaataTCATTTCGGTTCACTGTAAGTTTGGATTTAGGTTTACTATTTGTTTAGATTTCGGTTCACTATAatgattaatattatttttgtttaatatcGTTGTTAAATATCTATCATCTTGCAGTGCTGCTCAACCTAGGGAAAGGGAAGATGAAAGGCCTTCCTTTAACCTTGGGATAAGTCCACCAGCATCTCAACCAAGTCAGCCCTCTCAACCGAGTGTTTCACAGCTTGAAATCCTGAAAGAGGCGGTGGTAGATGCTAGAGTGACAGTAATATTAAAGTTTGCTAAAGCAACAACTTCAGAGCCATCCTTACCAGCTGCTGAAGTTTACAAAATCccagagaaaaagataaaaatcacGAACGAGTTGATTGAAAAGTATTATCATTGGATGACACATGTGAAACAGACAAGAGATGGTAGCAATGAATATGATGCAATATTTGTCTTGAAACATGAGGCACTTTACGAGGAGTTAAGAGAATATTTTATGTCTCTAATGCCCAAAAAACATGTGCATGCCTCGGTAAATTCTTTGCTAGTTGCAATAAAGTTAATGATTTTTCTAAACACTCTTATATAGTATATCTCTTAAATTTTCATCCTGTAGGTGGTTAGTATACACAGCACTATTCTCAACCAAATAAAAGTTCGACGGTATCAGGAACAAATATACATTGTGCCACTGGATATTGTGGTAAGCTAAATTTCTTATTCACTGCTGATTACTTTTCGGTTCGGTGGGAATGTTAATATTGATTTACCTGATTCTTATGTGTTTTGTTGAGTTCTTTTGCATGAAGAAAATTTTTCTCTTGATGATTGAATATTTTtcaagtattattattttttcagtgCAGTGCAAATGTGATTTAACTGATATTCTTTTTGCAGAATTTTATGTTGGGAACACATGGCGAGTCCTACATTGTTAAAAGGATAAACAAAGCCTACCGGTTCGATATTGAACAGTATGCCCACCACCGCCAGTTTCTTGACAAAAGAAAACTTGCATCACATCCATTTGTAagttataatttctaaaaattcttcGATAATTCTCTTGTTTGATATTATTTTGActgaaatattttattatttttccaaacTTCATCTATTTGTGCCAATTTGAAATGGAACATATTGGTGGTTGTGGATTGCTGatatcaacaaaaaaattctATGTACTTGACCCTATCAATAAGCTGCCAAAAAATATACCTAATTCAAGGAAGAAATTGAACAAATTTGTTGTAAgttattttcttgtaaattattcaaattattcaGTACATGAAATGAGTTCGATTGAGtgttgttgatttatttttttaatttttgcatacCTTTCAGGGATTAATAATTTCTCAGATGAGGGTTTATGCTGGGGCAGAACCCTTAATGGAGGATGGACTAGGAATAGAAGCAGAGTATATCCTACTAAATGGTCAATGTACAAAGTAAGAATCTTCCTCTTCTATAGtactatttttaatatgttttattttgtatactATTAATCGTATTATACTCGATTCTTGCTTAGTTATGATTGTGGAATATACGTCATGAAATGGCTCGAAACAATTGATccacaaaaaatcaaaagcaaGATGAGATATAAATATAGAGCTTGGACACAAGTTAGTActttctaaatttataaacttctttctttttttattttagttgggTTCATTTCTTATGTAACTAATTCCTTTCAATTGAAATACAAGGAGAGATTAATAGCTTCATGTACCAATGTGATTTGGGAATCTGAAGCAATAAGACTCCCGAAACCATCTGATGCCCTCTCCAATCCTTATTGTAAATTCACATCTGGGATTTAGATAGTAAATAGCATATACTATGATTGGCTGGTtataattaacaatattttgtttaacttgtttaaaaagcaaaaaatgCTTACTTCAAATGTATATATGTCAATATTAATCTAAATGTTAGTGctaatatttatatttcattCAAGATAGATTACTCATCTGAGATGTTAATTTATATATCTGTTGGAACTGTCTGACTGCTGTTTTATTCCAAGTTCTCAGTGATTGCAATTACTGTATTTACCAATAAATTACGAACTCCAAAAGAACACAGTAAACCAAAATTAATACAATGGGCAAACCGAAAGTTGGAAACACACTGAACCCCTAAACCCTgaatcctaaacactaaactctaaaccatgaACCCCTAAActcctaaccctaaaccctcaaCACAGTGAACCGAAATTAACACACTAGGTGAACCGAAAGTTGGAAATACAAtgaacccctaaaccctaaaccctaaacactaaacactaaaccctgaacccataaacaccaaacccctaaaaccctaaaccctaaaccctaaaccctgaaccctgcACCCCTAAAcacctaaaccttaaacctgaAACCTGAACCCTGaaccatgaaccctaaaccctaaatcataaactctaaaccctgaacccCTAAACCTTGAACCCTGAATCCtgaacactaaaccctaaaaccctaaaccgaAAACCATACtctaacccctaaaccctaaatcctaaaccctgaaccctgaacccctaaacccctaaaatcctaaaaccttaacctctaaaaccttaaaccctaaaccctgcaccctgaaccctgaacccctaaaccctaaaccctcaaCCCTAAACCCCTGAACACAGTGAACCGAAAGTAATACactagatgaataaaaaaaactgcATATATCAATATAGAATTTGACAAAAAAGGTGACTATTCATTAAAGACTAACAACATTCAGAAATTAACCCTGCCATAACCATGGTGAACCAAAATTTGCTCATGGGTGAACaaaaatttacattaataaaaactaaaacttgTACAATCCTCTCTTGGATAATTCATATCTGGTGCATTGTAAAGAGTGGAGCTTGACTGAATCGATGATCCAGAGTCTAAAAGGTTCAACTACAAAAGACATAATTAATTGTATATTAGCAAAATgaacaattaaatttttaactaatcaaAAGCAAGTCAATTTTACCTCACTTGGAGctgtctttttatttttcttcatggCATTTGAGATCTTTTTTCCAGGATTGATCCAAGTCTGTTCTTGGGCCGACCTCTTGTTTTGACACTTGGTGGGCTTTGAAGGTCATTCACATTGCTTAATGTCGCTTCTTCGTGGGTTAACAAACTTTTTCCTTTGCTTCTCTCTTGATATTCTTCCATCTCCACCATGAACTTGTCAAATGCTCGGTGCAAAATTCCTATCAACTTTTCAGACTCGGATGCAAATTCACATATATTGTGCAACCGAAATATCAATTCATCAAATCTCTTACTTCTTGGCTCCAGTAGAGATTCATCttggctgctcttgatgtgtgtatGCCTCCTCTTTATGTTCTTGCTCCAGCGTTCCAATATGTATTTCGGTGCCACGTTATCCACTCGCTCAAAGCTTAGGACGCTTAGGGAAGGGCAGCACAATATGCCCCTAGACTCAAACAGCAAGCAATGGCACTTTACATCTCATGATACTGAGTCGTAGGTGACGACAAACTTGTTGAATGTGGAGTTAGAAACCTACTCTATGACTTCATATATTGTGAAACCTAGGGTGAAATGCATTGATCTTGTGATACAGTTCACTTTACCTCTGAATTGAGCTTGAAGTTCCCTGAACTTCTCATGGGTATATACATGCTGAAAATGTGCCTctattattgattttgttgcgcACGGTATCACAgtatgaaaatctgcagcatcaAATTCTCTGTCTGCTTGCTCTCTGCTTGCTAGGCAATTGTCGTATTGTTTCACGAATTGTCTCAATGAGCTATTCCGTGTGATGAACTTGTtgaaaaatgaatgcatgctcccgctcctttgtgtgcttctcatcccgaCCCAAAAGTGGTAATCCAAGTAAACTGGAATCCATATATGCCGATCCTCGTACAACTCTGCAAACCAAAGTGAACCCATAAGGTGTGGTAAACCGAAAACAGTGCATGCTTTGGGGAAAAAAAGatatgagcatgaaaataattCGAATTGAAATCTcaattacctgaaagccacttgtggCCTCTGAGGCCGTATTTTCTAAGGAAATCGATCCAGTTTTTGTCAAATGCTTCTTTTGTGTACGAGTTCCAAACAACACGGCTCATCTCTTGTTCAATTTTATTGTGTCCCTTGTAGGCATTTAATTTGCTTGGGATCTTCTTCATAATGTGCCAGATGCAACAGTAGTTAATTGTTGTTGGCATGCATAgcttaattgccatttaaatcgAAGCGCATTGATAGGTAAGAATACCTTTTGGTTCTTTTCCTCCCATACAACATAGCCAACACTCAAATAGCCATTTGAATGATTGGATGTCCTCATTTTTCATCAGCGCGCATCCAAGAAGTGTCGACTGGCCATGGTGATTCACGCCCACAAAAGAACCTAAAACCACATTGTACCTGCATAAAAAACAAGCAGACGGTGGTGAACCAAAATATATACACGCAttgaacataaaaaatatatataaatgaaCTAAATACCTGTTTGTGTTTAGGTGGTGTCAAATGAAACCATGTCTCCGAAATAATCAAATGCAGCCCTGCTTCTTGCATCAGCCCAGAATGCATGTTTAATACAGTGATCGCCTTTAAGGTTAAGCTCAAAGAAGAAATTTtagttcttctctttcattcttactTGGTACTTCCCAAATTCTTTGGCATCGTCTTCTTCAGAAATATTTCGTACTTCCCTTATAATGTAATtcctcacatctttttcaataaaatctaGTTCACGGTGGCTGCTGCCATAaatgattggtaagttttgcTCGGTCTGATTCCGGCTTCCTCGTGGGTTTCGATGGTGCGACGCACAAACATGCTAAGCTCCCTGTGTTGTTTGAGCATCTCAACCTGGTCTAGACAACAAGGATGTGAGTGATTCAAAACAACTTTGGAAATTGTCCAAAGACCAACAAAGAAAGAGATTTTCACTGGAGTGTCTTCTATTAGATTTGTCCAGGACTTGGGCAAGTATCTTGGGGTTACCCTTAGCCATTCTAGGGTGACCCATTCAGCTTTCAATAGTGTCCTAGATAAGATTTGGGGTAGACTAGCAAGGTGAAAAGGGAGTTTACTCAATCGGGATGGTAGACTCTACTTGGTTAATTCCGTTGCAGTCGCTATTTCCACATACCAGATGCAGGTATCTATTTTTCTCAAAAGAATCATTAGTAATTGGAGTCTATGATGAGGAATTTTCTTTGGAAAGGACGAGTTGATGGAAGAGGGTTGCATCTTGTTAGTTGGAAGGTACTGGTTACTCCAAAAAACCATGGAGGTTTGGAAATTAGAGATCCTTATTGTGTGAATATTGCTCTTCTTGGGAAGCTAGTTTGAACTTTTTTCCAACAGTCTGGCAAGTTATGGGTCCAATTGTTGGATACCAAATACCGATCATCTCTATATGATTGTTTTGGTTATCCTAAGAACAAGGACTCTCCCATTTGGAGGAGTCTTTGCAAGGCTTGGGAAGTGTTGAAGGATGGGTTTGCTTGGTGTATTGGGAATTTGAACCAGAATTTTTAGTTTTCTAGCTGGAGGAGAGAATGGCAGTTATCTAATGAGATGGATTATGTTCACATTTCTAATTCGAACCTCCGGATACAAGATATCTAATCGGTTGGTAGTGGCATTTGGATActctttattctcctttatctcaaaatctgaaagCTAATATTATTTCTTACAATCCATATGTGCAAGCAGGCCCGGAAGTGGGTTGGTATTGGTCTATGTCTGCTGCCAAAGTCTATGATTCACGCAATGGTTACTTGTGGTTGTGTAAGCAGTTGCTTGGTTGGGAGGAGCCGAAGaattggctttggctttggcgCCAGTTTGTTCCGGAAAGCACAAGTTTTTAGCTTGGCTGTGTCTTAAGGAGGCTCTTCCTACTgcaagttttttgtttttagaattACAACGTACGTCTCTTCCCTCTATTCTAAATGGTTTTTGGAATCCTCCATCCATTGGTACTttcaagattaattgtgatgctagttatcCTGGTTCAGGTGATAGTGTTGGTTTTGCTTGCGTTATTAGATATTGTAATGAGAGTTAGCAAAGGGGATGTTTGGGAATAATTGAGAGTAATAGTATTCTTTAAGGAGAATTGGTTGCTATTTGGAGATGATATCTCTTAGTTTGGGATGTAGGTCAGCGAAATGTTATTTGTAAGACGCATTGTGTGAAAGCGTTTAATCTTGTTATTAATCACCAAGATGGTTTTGAGTTTATTCATTTGTTGCTGCTCAAAATAAGGGATATCATGCATTGGAATTGGCGTGTTAACTTTCGTTTGATTATGAGAGATACAAACGCAATGGTAGACACCATGACAAAAATAACAGTAAGATTACAACTTCATTATGTGGAGTTTCTTTCtctttaaaagaaatttaagaATAATCTTAAAAAAGATTATCATTCTATTTAAAcagttcttttatttttttattttttttgtttagtttatttatgcaataaaaaaatctaatctgACGTGTAATCGCTCCCAAATAGTGGTTAAATTGTGGTACAATACGGAAAGTCGGCAGGCTATCCTCATTTAATTAGGCTTGAGCTGCTACCAACTTACTAATTAATGTATTGAATTAAACATGTTGATGTCAATCACACATTAAAGAATGATGCATCAATGAAATTGAGTAAAAGGGGCTATTATACAATTTCATAGGCTTCTGAATCTGTAAATAAGGGTATTGCATTAAAGTTActtaacattaaaaaataatgtagATTAATTTTTAAGAAACTTTTAGTCAACGTTTTaggttttaataaaatttaatcatttacctttaactttttatttcgttcgacaaattaattttatataaaaagattcatatgaaaattctaaaattttttacaaattattttatttttattaaataataataaatattaatttgtttatttttttattaaaatataatgtgatgattaatttatctaatgaaataaaatattaaagactATATTAATTTggtaactaaaatttattaaaaagtaaagcatttgattcaaaaaaattaagaattaatttggaGTAttattaaggaaaaaaaaaagatagaaagaaagTCCCAAAAGGTCTTATAAATAGTAGTAAGACTTGGATAAAGTGTCCTTCAAGGGGTAAAGATAAAGAGAATAaaagtaaatattcttttttaattataatttatatgtattaatttaatcttttattttcaaataaatgtttgttatttaattgactttttctcatctaaaataattatatctgcTAGATGTTGATATTTATGGATAAATGACAAATGTGCGATATTCAAAGTTTGGGCTTAATAAAATTCAACACCAATTAATATGaacttttagaaataaaaataaatgcttCTGCAATAAAACCGAATTTGATAAGTAAATAGTAAaagtataattattttattagtttttatagttttaataaatttttatttagattttatattttttaattaaattaaaatattaaaattaacataatattttaaaaaaaaatatatgattaacACGGGAGCGATTTTCGCTATGGCAGTTTGGCTTCCAAGCATATACTTCATGATGTAATGTAACTAAACTACTAACAATATATTgaatataaaaatgtattaatAGACATGTAGACTAGTAAATTATAATTGTATTAGAATTAGTATTattaataagctaaaaaggTTAAGTGAGGCAGATGTCAAATGTAAAAATGCTTTCTGACTTAGCTTGGCGAAAATTCAAAGCAACtgaatattatatatactaGCTACTAGCTACTAGTTAGTTCAATGGATTCTGACTTCGCTGAAGATTGAGCATGGCATTATTGACCTTCACCAACCCAATATCACagcttcttaatttcttctcCTTCCATACTCGAGAACAATTAGTAATGTTGATGGAGGATCGATCCGGTGTTTTGAACTATATGTGATGTGTGAAATTTTGAAGATCCATCGGTTGAGTCTATTTGAAGAGAGTCATAGAGAGTGCGACAAATTTTATCCGGTGAGGCcagtattattaatttttcgcacttatttaaacatattaatgaattaactattaaattaatcTAACTTAGTCAATCTAAGAGAGTTAATTGTAGGGTTTCTTAGCTACACTGATTCCCTTAGTTGGGCTTGAGTTTCAATTTTATTGGGCTTTAATCCTGTGATAATATTTTATTCGAAATTTTGATTGCATAAgctaatacaaaaaaaaaagctgaTCATGGAATCAATATAGCTATTAGGGGTGTACAGACCCGGTCCGGTCCGAAGGTCCGGCCCGGTTCCGAATACTTTAGGAACTAATTTGGTAGGATTTCATTTGGTTTAGGGTCGagtaagggtctcaaaaatagacccagTCATTATTTCGGATCGGGTCCGAGCCATAGTTCGGGTCACCCGAAGTCGGCCTAgtggcccggtcatcatacacaattaatattttgtgttattagtgatggatcatgactattcttatgtgaaatttaagtattgtaaacattaatattttgtgttattagtcattataagactataagttaatgttttatgtttagaatgcataagactttagactaatgcataatattgtgttatttgtattgatttaaatatttggtattattaaacaatattagtattgattgtggttttattttagtattgattgtggttatgttttaattttaaaaaatgattggttcttgttatatttttctaagtgaattttaccatgttaaaTAATAGTTGGAGTcttgaaaatttggatatttttacatgtTATCTTGTAAGAAGGTATCaacgtaatgtaatgttaacggtTCGCTTTTTACCCAGTTTTCACCCGGTATAATTATGACGCAAAAGTGTATTAATTTCATTGGGTCTAAAGTTGGATTCAGATCTAATAAATAGACCCGATATATATTTTGGATCGAATCTGAATTCCATCAAATTCCGCTTCACCCGCCATGTGCACCCTTAATAAATATTGGCCTATAAGCCTATTGCCAGTTCGCACTTTGCAACatcagtttttttctttttttttttcctttttttaatatatataaacaaaatcagttaatattatatgaaattttCGTCTTTCAGAAGGTATTGTATGTTGGCAGTTTTGATGGGACTAGTCCGAAAAAatcctcttaatttttttaaaaaaatattaaaaaactaaccaattttataatttataataattaattaattat
The genomic region above belongs to Arachis duranensis cultivar V14167 chromosome 3, aradu.V14167.gnm2.J7QH, whole genome shotgun sequence and contains:
- the LOC127745592 gene encoding protein FAR1-RELATED SEQUENCE 1-like, which gives rise to MSRVVWNSYTKEAFDKNWIDFLRKYGLRGHKWLSELYEDRHIWIPVYLDYHFWVGMRSTQRSGSMHSFFNKFITRNSSLRQFVKQYDNCLASREQADREFDAADFHTVIPCATKSIIEAHFQHVYTHEKFRELQAQFRGKVNCITRSMHFTLGFTIYEVIE